From Salinibacterium sp. ZJ450, one genomic window encodes:
- a CDS encoding SDR family NAD(P)-dependent oxidoreductase, which translates to MSALFSLEGKVALIIGAGAGGLAEPIARAFAEHGARLALADRAGREADVAATASHSDPEASTHLVDVTDEALVVAMVDEVIAAHGRIDILVNAAGVMLRKEYDQTTVAEFERVISVNLTGTWLVNREVGKRMSAAGSGRIINFSTVYAERVGPVPESAYYASKAGIVNVTRAMAAELGSSGVTVNCLAPGVFYPTQMTAALAEQPERLQWFSDRTMLGRLGDPAVDIAGPAVMLASDASAYITGQVLYVDGGWSAW; encoded by the coding sequence ATGAGCGCGCTGTTCTCGCTCGAGGGCAAGGTTGCGCTCATCATCGGTGCAGGTGCGGGCGGACTGGCCGAGCCGATCGCCCGCGCCTTCGCCGAGCACGGCGCGCGACTGGCGCTGGCCGATCGCGCCGGACGAGAGGCGGATGTCGCCGCCACCGCCTCGCACTCTGATCCGGAGGCGAGCACTCACCTCGTCGACGTCACCGATGAGGCGCTCGTCGTGGCGATGGTCGACGAGGTTATCGCTGCCCACGGGCGCATCGACATCCTGGTCAACGCGGCGGGCGTGATGTTGCGCAAGGAGTACGACCAGACCACGGTCGCCGAGTTCGAGCGAGTCATCAGCGTGAACCTGACCGGAACCTGGCTGGTGAACCGAGAGGTCGGCAAGCGGATGTCGGCGGCTGGCAGTGGGCGGATCATCAACTTCTCCACTGTGTACGCGGAACGGGTCGGCCCGGTTCCGGAATCGGCGTACTACGCCTCGAAGGCCGGCATCGTGAACGTCACGAGGGCGATGGCTGCCGAGCTCGGTTCCTCCGGCGTGACGGTGAACTGTCTGGCCCCCGGTGTCTTCTACCCGACCCAGATGACCGCGGCGCTCGCCGAACAGCCGGAGCGACTGCAGTGGTTCTCCGATCGCACGATGCTCGGCCGACTCGGTGACCCAGCGGTCGACATCGCCGGCCCGGCTGTGATGCTCGCCTCGGATGCCTCCGCCTACATCACCGGTCAAGTGCTCTACGTCGACGGCGGATGGTCCGCCTGGTGA
- a CDS encoding cysteine hydrolase family protein: MQYSRPALLMLDYQVALCDPEANRAPALAAQVAERAVVPVAQAVLAAARDAELLIIHVRLAFDDTYLLRTNRLARFDSYPENRAMLRGSAEAAIIAQLAPEQGEPVLDKSCVDPFIGSPLLSVLHAEGIGEIIIGGVATNLVVESTARHASDSGLQVTIVEDMCASFSPAAHDFAMANILPMFGSVFSSAEVIGRLSEHAERGAA; this comes from the coding sequence ATGCAGTACTCCCGCCCCGCCCTGCTCATGCTCGACTACCAGGTGGCGTTGTGCGACCCCGAGGCGAATCGCGCCCCGGCGCTTGCTGCTCAGGTCGCCGAGCGGGCGGTGGTTCCGGTCGCGCAGGCGGTGCTGGCCGCTGCCCGGGATGCCGAGCTGTTGATCATCCATGTGCGTCTGGCGTTCGATGACACCTATCTGCTGCGCACCAACCGGCTCGCCCGCTTCGACAGCTACCCCGAGAACCGGGCGATGCTGCGAGGGTCGGCGGAAGCCGCGATCATCGCGCAGCTCGCACCCGAGCAGGGGGAGCCGGTTCTCGACAAGAGTTGCGTGGACCCGTTCATCGGTTCTCCGCTGTTGTCGGTGCTGCACGCCGAAGGCATCGGCGAGATCATCATCGGGGGAGTCGCCACCAACCTGGTGGTCGAATCGACCGCGCGGCACGCGTCCGACTCCGGGCTGCAGGTCACGATCGTCGAGGACATGTGTGCCTCGTTCTCGCCCGCGGCCCACGACTTTGCCATGGCGAACATCCTGCCGATGTTCGGCAGTGTCTTCTCCTCGGCCGAGGTGATTGGTCGGCTGAGTGAGCACGCCGAACGCGGAGCCGCCTGA
- a CDS encoding aspartate/glutamate racemase family protein, which translates to MTRIWHQSFTVLDDVPHYRDALRRHLGSVARPGTEIDFHGMRPGTYPSDYPGTHIGYAYLSGLHKEQFVSAALQAQDEGYDAFLIATIPDTGYEEIRTLVDIPVIALGQTSVLAAAQLSDRVGIVNFIAALEPQLRRNMRNYGLERLVGPITQVDAAFSDVMAAYADPAPLVAAFEAAAREVIAQGATVIVPGEGPLNVFLAEQGIARVDEVPVLDCLGTALSVAERRADQYRRTGYRPARVGFYGEQPPRALLDAARSWYGVTGALDAREDA; encoded by the coding sequence ATGACTCGCATCTGGCACCAGAGCTTCACCGTGCTCGACGACGTGCCGCACTACCGTGACGCGCTGCGCCGCCACTTGGGTTCGGTCGCCCGCCCTGGCACCGAAATCGACTTCCACGGCATGCGGCCCGGCACGTACCCGTCCGACTACCCGGGCACCCACATCGGCTACGCCTACCTGAGCGGGCTGCACAAGGAGCAGTTCGTCTCGGCCGCGCTGCAAGCCCAGGACGAGGGCTACGACGCGTTCCTGATCGCCACCATCCCTGATACCGGGTACGAGGAGATCCGCACCCTTGTCGACATCCCTGTAATTGCGCTCGGCCAGACCTCGGTGCTCGCGGCCGCCCAGCTCAGTGACCGTGTCGGCATCGTCAACTTCATCGCTGCACTGGAGCCGCAGCTGCGACGCAACATGCGCAACTACGGGCTGGAGCGACTGGTCGGGCCGATCACCCAGGTGGATGCCGCGTTCAGCGATGTGATGGCCGCCTACGCCGACCCCGCCCCGCTGGTCGCCGCGTTTGAGGCGGCCGCTCGCGAGGTGATCGCGCAGGGCGCCACGGTGATCGTGCCGGGAGAAGGTCCGTTGAACGTGTTCCTCGCCGAGCAGGGCATCGCGCGGGTGGACGAGGTGCCGGTGCTCGACTGCCTGGGCACGGCACTGTCGGTGGCGGAGCGTCGGGCCGACCAGTATCGTCGCACCGGCTATCGACCGGCCCGGGTGGGGTTCTATGGCGAGCAGCCGCCGCGTGCCCTGCTCGACGCGGCGCGTTCCTGGTATGGCGTGACCGGTGCCCTCGACGCCCGCGAGGACGCCTGA